In one window of Notolabrus celidotus isolate fNotCel1 chromosome 15, fNotCel1.pri, whole genome shotgun sequence DNA:
- the LOC117827031 gene encoding tensin-3-like, giving the protein MEEGYELDLTYITERIIAVSFPRGCSEEIYSHNLKDVTRMLKSKHADNYLIINLSEKRHDLSKMNPKTLDTGWPDMHAPPLDKICTICKAMESWLNADPLHVTVIHCRGGKGRIGVVISSFVHFTDVSASADQALDRFAMRKYYDDKVSALMTPSQKRYVWILNSLLSGSMKINASPLFLHCIILHGIPNFDAAGVCRPYIKVYQGMQAVYSSGIYHIGPSHRDRVCITLEPAQLLKGDIMIKCYHKSDITSEREVIFRLQFHTGAVQGYNLMFEKEDMETANKDPRFPDYGKVELVFSEGPERIPGADRWQNGVDVIVDYNTADPLIRWDSYQNICDGEAPRSQGLNQDKVPNKRSPSRGGGGGGGEATLGRGARTTSATSSPDHSDHALSVSSDSGLSSTSLWADRPTPINTTTTTTTTTTTIVKPKEGPSPQEKVQLKRLLSGFGLEDPTLEGMEDQAPRVGIPQVVPAQVHINGDPRPRERETDILDDEVITGHDLHSVDSLGTLSSSCHKSSQNSLLSDGFGSPGGEEQQIQSQNHIHQPASPPMEEYERAYTEAKRGCLSSRSNSVASSNPSSASIPKKHVYRQGSYSTQSWVRQQQMVAAEQFIYMPEEGNGTERYPGNKQGSSPPKPCLPVEPQGPTKDSMTMNSQRNTVQHKEQATINNNNNNKRDEEFQSLTMDIDNSIDQLNQLIMDLDPTFVPVKSRSSSMKRNGGTQVNGSVSKCSNGIDVRFSDSNAAMMINTQQTAAQSSEGRMGVTRSLSRQGNDVTDHPSFCNSGWGVTEEYRGQRTYSPCAPQTQHHMLYRSDSADYRAQGADMDSGVEAGSDMTPPTPAFPISPPTPYVKNMSEFTQLRQTPSPSMQSYGGYRTDHEPQGYPEMVSHVGVDRLPDSSINCHRTLSATHSASISGTLQLTDSSTVNPSWPEHPILSRHSSLSSYSSARQPVQHTMSLDYGHHSPPLPHPHIHPAPNAHSSPRSSQRSCMARYALSRSPAQSFDEQDDSGLGYGTDCPNSTSSLLGNGGMDRELLPQLPQLQPPLLPEKKRVSDGEHSLGTASPALSGFSSPHSGSSLSIPFPNVLPDLSAQLQGTASPLPDVLAIKQVTVKFVQDTSKFWYKPDISRDQAISVLKDKEPGCFIVRDSHSFRGAYGLAMKVATPPPSVLQQTKKGGDISNELVRHFLIECTQKGVRLKGCPNEPYFGSLTALVCQHSITPLALPCKLIIPDRDPLEDVVETTSQSVTNSAIELLKQGAACNVWYLCSVEMESLTGVQAVQKATSMTLNSNPPPTSTVVHFKVSSQGITLTDNQRKLFFRRHYNVNTVIFCALDPQDRKWKKDGYPSAKIFGFVARKTGTSTDNVCHLFAEHDPEQPASAIVNFVSKVMIGSQKTK; this is encoded by the exons GTATCAGCCAG TGCTGATCAGGCATTGGACCGCTTTGCAATGAGGAAATACTATGATGATAAGGTCTCAGCTCTGATGACACCTTCACAGAAACG GTATGTCTGGATACTAAACAGTCTCCTCAGCGGATCAATGAAGATCAACGCCTCGCCCTTGTTCCTACACTGCATCATCCTTCATGGGATACCAAACTTTGACGCCGCTGGAG TGTGTCGTCCATACATCAAGGTCTACCAGGGAATGCAAGCAGTGTATTCCTCTGGTATCTA TCACATCGGTCCAAGCCACAGAGACCGTGTATGCATCACTCTGGAGCCTGCCCAGCTTCTAAAAGGAGACATCATg atTAAATGTTATCATAAGAGTGACATCACTTCAGAGCGTGAAGTCATTTTCCGGCTGCAGTTCCACACGGGAGCAGTGCAGGGCTACAACCTCATGTTTGAAAAGGAGGACATGGAGACTGCCAACAAAG ACCCCAGAtttccagattatggtaaagtGGAGCTGGTGTTCTCCGAGGGACCAGAGAGGATCCCAG GTGCTGACAGGTGGCAAAATGGGGTGGATGTTATTGTGGACTACAACACAGCAGATCCTCTAATCCGCTGGGACTCCTACCAGAACATCTGTGATGGTGAAG CACCACGCTCTCAAGGCCTAAATCAGGACAAGGTGCCCAACAAGAGGAGCCctagcagaggaggaggaggaggaggaggagaggccaCGCTGGGTCGAGGGGCTCGCACCACCTCTGCCACATCCAGCCCTGACCACAGCGACCACGCCCTCTCCGTCAGCAGCGACTCAGGCCTGTCTAGCACTTCTCTGTGGGCAGATAGACCCACACCTATCAACAcgaccaccaccaccaccaccacaaccaccaccatCGTCAAGCCCAAAGAGGGCCCCAGCCCGCAGGAGAAGGTCCAGCTGAAGCGCCTTTTGAGTGGATTTGGTCTCGAGGACCCCACTCTGGAGGGGATGGAGGATCAAGCCCCCAGAGTAGGAATCCCGCAGGTGGTCCCGGCTCAGGTGCACATTAACGGGGACCCCCGACCtcgagagagagaaacagacatcCTAGATGATGAGGTCATTACAGGTCATGATCTGCACAGCGTGGACAGCTTAGGGACATTATCATCCTCCTGCCACAAGAGCAGCCAGAACTCCCTGCTGTCAGATGGCTTTGGGAgtccaggaggagaggagcagcagatTCAAAGCCAGAACCACATCCACCAACCTGCGTCTCCTCCCATGGAGGAGTATGAGAGAGCCTACACTGAGGCTAAAAGAGGCTGTCTGAGCTCAAGGAGTAACTCTGTTGCCTCCTCTAATCCCAGTAGCGCTTCAATCCCAAAGAAGCATGTGTACAGACAAGGGAGTTATTCCACACAGTCCTGGGTTCGCCAGCAGCAGATGGTCGCTGCAGAGCAGTTTATCTATATGCCAGAAGAGGGAAACGGTACAGAAAGATACCCAGGAAACAAGCAAGGGAGTAGTCCACCCAAACCATGCCTGCCTGTTGAACCCCAAGGTCCTACGAAAGACAGTATGACAATGAACTCTCAGAGAAACACAGTGCAACACAAAGAGCAGGCGACcataaacaataacaacaacaacaaacgaGATGAGGAGTTCCAGTCTCTAACCATGGACATAGACAACTCCATAGaccagctcaaccagctgatcATGGACTTGGATCCCACTTTTGTACCGGTAAAGAGTCGAAGCAGCTCAATGAAGAGGAATGGCGGGACACAAGTGAACGGATCCGTCTCCAAATGCTCGAACGGCATTGATGTCAGATTCAGCGATAGTAACGCAGCAATGatgataaacacacagcagacag CTGCCCAATCCAGCGAAGGTCGCATGGGTGTCACACGGAGTCTGAGTCGCCAAGGCAATGATGTCACGGATCATCCAAGCTTCTGTAACTCAGGATGGGGTGTAACAGAAGAGTACAGGGGCCAGAGGACGTATTCCCCATGTGCACCACAGACTCAG CATCACATGTTGTACAGGAGTGACAGTGCAGACTACAGGGCCCAGGGAGCAGATATGGACAGTGGTGTGGAGGCTGGGAGTGACATGACTCCACCCACCCCAGCCTTCCCCATTTCTCCTCCAACACCTTATG TGAAAAATATGTCAGAATTCACTCAGCTCAGGCAGACACCATCACCAAGCATGCAGTCATATGGAGGCTACAGAACTGATCACG AACCACAGGGATATCCAGAGATGGTCAGTCATGTTGGGGTTGACCGTCTACCAGACTCCTCCATCAATTGTCACAGGACGCTCAGCGCTACACACTCTGCCTCTATCAGTGGGACTCTTCAGCTGACAGACAG CTCAACAGTGAACCCGTCTTGGCCAGAGCATCCCATCCTGAGCCGCCACTCCTCTCTCAGCAGCTACTCCTCTGCCAGACAACCAGTACAGCACACCATGTCACTAGACTATGGCCaccactctcctcctctgccccaCCCCCACATCCACCCTGCCCCCAACGCCCACAGCTCCCCCCGCAGCAGCCAGAGAAGCTGTATGGCCCGCTATGCCCTCAGCCGCAGTCCTGCTCAGAGCTTTGACGAGCAGGATGACTCAGGTCTCGGCTATGGCACGGACTGTCCAAACTCGACCTCCTCCCTGCTGGGAAATGGCGGCATGGACAGGGAACTTTTGCCCCAGTTGCCCCAGCTGCAGCCGCCACTTCtgccagagaagaagagggtgTCAGATGGGGAGCATTCGCTGGGTACAGCATCTCCAGCCCTTAGTGGGTTCTCCAGTCCTCACAGTGGGAGCTCCCTGAGTATTCCCTTCCCCAATGTTTTGCCTGACCTCTCGGCTCAGCTACAGGGAACTGCCTCACCTCTGCCAG ATGTACTGGCCATCAAGCAGGTTACTGTAAAGTTTGTGCAGGACACATCCAAATTCTGGTACAAGCCAGACATCTCAAGGGATCAAG ccaTTTCAGTCTTGAAGGACAAGGAGCCTGGCTGCTTCATTGTACGAGACAGTCATTCATTCAGGGGGGCCTATGGACTGGCAATGAAGGTGGCTACTCCTCCACCCTCAGTTCTCCAGCAGACCAAGAAAG GAGGCGATATATCCAATGAATTGGTTCGCCACTTCCTGATCGAGTGTACACAGAAAGGAGTGCGGTTGAAGGGTTGCCCGAATGAGCCCTACTTTG GAAGCTTAACTGCGCTGGTCTGCCAACATTCAATCACCCCTCTGGCCCTGCCCTGCAAACTTATCATACCCGACCGAG ATCCTCTGGAAGATGTTGTGGAGACTACCTCACAATCAGTCACCAACTCTGCTATTGAGCTGTTAAAACAGGGTGCAG cctgcAATGTGTGGTACCTGTGCTCAGTGGAGATGGAGTCACTAACAGGCGTCCAGGCGGTGCAGAAAGCCACCAGCATGACTCTGAACTCCAACCCTCCACCAACCTCTACTGTAGTTCACTTTAAGGTGTCATCCCAGGGAATCACCCTCACTGACAACCAGAGGAA GCTCTTCTTCAGGAGGCATTACAACGTCAACACAGTCATATTTTGCGCATTAGACCCTCAAGACAGAAA GTGGAAAAAAGATGGCTACCCTTCAGCAAA GATCTTTGGCTTTGTGGCGAGGAAAACTGGCACTTCCACGGACAACGTATGTCACCTGTTTGCAGAGCACGATCCTGAGCAGCCGGCAAGCGCCATTGTCAACTTTGTTTCCAAGGTGATGATTGGCTCGCAGAAGACTAAGTAG